The Streptomyces albofaciens JCM 4342 genome has a segment encoding these proteins:
- a CDS encoding ABC1 kinase family protein produces the protein MSDLPRKAVTRTAKLAALPLGFAGRATWGLGKRIGGRSADLVGRELQQRTAEQLFRVLGELKGGAMKFGQALSVFESALPEEIAGPYRAALTKLQEAAPPMPTDTVHKVLAERLGEDWRELFTEFDDKPSAAASIGQVHRAVWHDGREVAVKVQYPGAGAALLSDLSQLGRFARLLGPLIPGMDIKPLISELRDRVSEELDYALEAEAQQAHAEEFADDPDVLVPAVIHQGDQVLVTEWMDGIPLSEVIADGTEEERDRAGQLLARFLFAGTARTGLLHADPHPGNFRLLTGDAPDGPAEKWRLGVLDFGTVDRLPDGLPPTIGTSLRMTLDGEAEAVYGLLCEEGFVKESIELDPDAVLDYLLPIIEPAQVDAFTFTRSWMRTQAARIADPRSPAYQLGRQLNLPPSYLLIHRVTLSTIGVLCQLGATVRLRDELEAWLPGFTPGDSAPSVPEQNRPAAEETTA, from the coding sequence ATGTCAGATCTACCCCGCAAGGCGGTCACCCGCACCGCCAAGCTGGCCGCGCTGCCACTGGGATTCGCCGGCCGTGCCACCTGGGGGCTGGGCAAGCGGATCGGCGGCAGGTCGGCGGACCTCGTCGGCCGTGAGCTCCAGCAGCGGACCGCCGAACAGCTCTTCCGGGTGCTCGGCGAGCTGAAGGGCGGCGCCATGAAGTTCGGACAGGCGCTCTCCGTCTTCGAGTCGGCGCTGCCGGAGGAGATCGCCGGCCCGTACCGCGCCGCGCTCACCAAACTCCAGGAAGCCGCGCCGCCGATGCCGACGGACACGGTGCACAAGGTGCTGGCGGAGCGGCTCGGCGAGGACTGGCGCGAGCTGTTCACGGAGTTCGACGACAAGCCGTCGGCCGCCGCCTCCATCGGGCAGGTGCACCGGGCGGTCTGGCACGACGGCCGCGAGGTGGCCGTCAAGGTCCAGTATCCGGGGGCGGGCGCGGCCCTGCTCTCCGACCTGTCCCAACTCGGCCGGTTCGCCCGGCTGCTCGGCCCGCTGATCCCCGGCATGGACATCAAGCCACTGATCTCCGAGCTGCGCGACCGGGTCTCCGAGGAGCTGGACTACGCCCTGGAGGCCGAGGCCCAGCAGGCGCACGCCGAGGAGTTCGCCGACGACCCGGACGTCCTGGTGCCCGCGGTGATCCACCAGGGCGACCAGGTGCTGGTGACCGAGTGGATGGACGGCATCCCCCTGTCGGAGGTCATCGCCGACGGCACCGAGGAGGAGCGCGACCGGGCCGGGCAGCTCCTGGCCCGCTTCCTCTTCGCGGGCACCGCGCGTACGGGCCTGCTGCACGCCGACCCCCATCCGGGCAACTTCCGTCTGCTGACCGGTGACGCCCCCGACGGCCCGGCGGAGAAGTGGCGGCTGGGCGTCCTGGACTTCGGCACGGTCGACCGCCTGCCGGACGGCCTGCCGCCCACGATCGGCACCTCACTGCGCATGACGCTCGACGGCGAGGCCGAAGCGGTCTACGGGCTGCTGTGCGAGGAGGGCTTCGTCAAGGAGTCCATCGAGCTGGACCCCGACGCGGTGCTGGACTATCTGCTCCCGATCATCGAACCGGCCCAGGTGGACGCCTTCACCTTCACCCGCTCCTGGATGCGCACCCAGGCCGCGCGCATCGCCGATCCCCGGTCGCCCGCCTACCAGCTCGGCCGCCAGCTCAACCTGCCCCCGTCCTACCTCCTCATACACCGTGTGACGCTGAGCACGATCGGCGTACTGTGCCAGCTCGGCGCCACCGTCCGCCTGCGTGACGAGCTGGAGGCCTGGCTCCCGGGCTTCACGCCGGGCGACTCCGCGCCGTCCGTACCCGAACAGAACCGGCCCGCGGCGGAGGAGACCACGGCCTGA
- a CDS encoding M48 family metallopeptidase, with the protein MPADPLRRAADPQRRTTARPAAGGSATSAVEVRRSSRRRRTVSAYREGDRTIVLIPARMSEAEERRWVTVMLDKLAAQESRRMLGDGELAERAERLSLQYLDGRARPATVRWVTNQNTRWGSCTPAEGSIRLSHRLQGMPEYVIDYVLLHELAHLLVPGHGQRFWQLLESYPRTERARGYLEGVVAAERLPHLPAARTE; encoded by the coding sequence GTGCCCGCCGACCCTTTGCGCCGAGCCGCAGACCCGCAACGCAGGACCACCGCGCGCCCCGCGGCCGGTGGCTCCGCGACGAGCGCGGTCGAGGTGCGCAGAAGCTCGCGGCGCCGCCGTACCGTCTCCGCGTACCGCGAGGGCGACCGCACCATCGTGCTGATCCCGGCCCGGATGTCCGAGGCGGAGGAACGGCGCTGGGTGACGGTGATGCTGGACAAGCTGGCCGCGCAGGAGAGCAGGCGGATGCTCGGCGACGGCGAGCTGGCCGAGCGCGCGGAGCGCCTGTCGCTCCAGTACCTGGACGGCCGCGCCCGGCCCGCCACGGTGCGCTGGGTGACCAACCAGAACACCCGCTGGGGCTCCTGCACGCCCGCCGAGGGCAGCATCCGCCTCTCGCACCGGCTCCAGGGCATGCCCGAGTACGTCATCGACTATGTGCTCCTCCACGAGCTGGCGCATCTTCTCGTCCCCGGTCACGGGCAGCGCTTCTGGCAGCTCCTGGAGTCATACCCGCGTACGGAGCGGGCGCGCGGCTATCTCGAAGGAGTGGTGGCGGCGGAGCGGCTGCCGCATCTTCCCGCGGCCCGTACGGAATAA
- a CDS encoding TOMM precursor leader peptide-binding protein, producing the protein MVKPALRRGWRDRETVRFGVAPAHAVELGPVDTATGSFLALIDGTRSLDQLAQAAESLGLPAERARRVVDRLGRAGLLDTPSAGGPAAEAVRSDAAAFGRLRADLASLSVRHAEPAGGLECMGARRAMRARVRGAGRVGASVAALLSAAGIGRVEVQDGGKVEPWDVLPGGTRAEHIGIRRDTAARGLVHRASPWSRGNRAGAAPSEAGEPGLALVVITPRDGLAAYAPDPVLAEPFLSAGIPHLFAGVVEGTGVVGPLVLPGGSSCAGCLELRRTDAEPAWPRLLAQWRSGRGSPAVPACDAALATTVAGLVAVQALTFLDGRLPPCTGARMEVALPCADWRTTRIAPHPECGCGAAGPAGTTGASEPRRQHVTMAE; encoded by the coding sequence ATGGTGAAGCCCGCGCTGCGGCGCGGCTGGCGGGACCGGGAAACGGTGCGCTTCGGGGTGGCCCCGGCGCACGCGGTGGAGCTGGGGCCGGTGGACACCGCGACAGGCAGCTTTCTGGCCTTGATCGACGGCACGCGCAGCCTCGATCAGCTGGCGCAAGCGGCCGAGTCGCTGGGGCTGCCCGCCGAGCGCGCGCGGCGGGTGGTGGACCGGCTGGGGCGGGCGGGGCTGCTGGACACGCCGTCGGCGGGCGGCCCGGCGGCCGAGGCGGTGCGGTCGGACGCCGCGGCCTTCGGGCGGCTGCGGGCGGATCTCGCATCGCTCTCGGTGCGGCATGCCGAGCCCGCGGGCGGACTGGAGTGCATGGGAGCGCGCCGCGCCATGCGGGCGCGTGTGCGCGGCGCGGGACGGGTGGGTGCCTCGGTCGCGGCCCTTCTCTCGGCGGCGGGCATCGGACGAGTGGAAGTGCAGGACGGCGGGAAGGTCGAGCCGTGGGACGTGCTGCCGGGCGGCACGCGGGCCGAACACATCGGCATACGGCGCGACACCGCCGCCCGCGGCCTGGTGCACCGCGCCTCGCCCTGGTCGCGCGGAAACCGCGCCGGGGCGGCGCCGTCGGAGGCGGGCGAGCCAGGTCTCGCGCTCGTCGTGATCACCCCGCGCGACGGCCTCGCCGCCTACGCTCCCGACCCGGTCCTGGCCGAGCCCTTCCTGTCCGCCGGCATTCCGCACCTGTTCGCCGGAGTGGTCGAAGGGACGGGCGTGGTGGGCCCACTGGTCCTGCCGGGCGGCTCCTCCTGCGCGGGCTGCCTGGAGCTGCGGCGCACGGACGCGGAACCGGCCTGGCCGCGGCTGCTCGCCCAGTGGCGCTCGGGGCGCGGTTCACCGGCCGTGCCGGCGTGCGACGCCGCGCTGGCGACGACGGTGGCGGGCCTGGTGGCCGTGCAGGCACTGACGTTCCTGGACGGACGGCTGCCACCCTGCACAGGGGCCCGGATGGAGGTCGCCCTGCCGTGCGCGGACTGGCGGACGACCCGGATCGCGCCGCATCCGGAGTGCGGCTGCGGCGCTGCGGGGCCGGCCGGCACCACGGGTGCCTCGGAACCGCGCCGGCAACACGTAACAATGGCGGAGTAA
- a CDS encoding TerD family protein, whose translation MAREFQRGHKARISDLTAGTDLYVGVRIAGSGLTFDISCFGLDADERLSDDRYFVFFNQPASPEGAIQQLGPQAGDTESFRVTLDRIPQHIQKLSFTATLDGAGQMSQVGPGYLRIVAGGEEVARYAFDGGEFTTERAVMLGDFYLKGEWRFAAVGQGFDGGLEALLKNFGGEVAEEEPAAAPEPAPQGGVPGFAPPAAPEPAPGFAVPAAQGQSAPAPAAPQPPAPAFGAPPSAPQGAPQGQQPYGAPQPPAPPQPEPQAQPPQPPAPPVHGAPTIAAPMAPPGAPTGHPGQFPGRQPQFGQEPYQQAPPAPYGQPPQAAPQAPPQAPYGQPGGQFPGQQAPAPYGAQQGQPSPYGQPSAQGPGLRVVLDKYREAPTGQRWTPQNEKLIRADLGIDGQPVLARQGSMVLYQGKVDFSYKGAGIRGRIVGNATGQEMQLMRCTGQGQVFFADNSAHVHPIELQGDAICVSSESVLAFDESLQHEVRRIEGHGIPGGALFTMQFQGTGTVVVKTQGTPVVLPVTPTTFADANAIVAWSAASQVIVSSQVSLRRHAYPGHSGETVNLQFRGAPGNFIVVQPYEV comes from the coding sequence ATGGCCAGGGAATTCCAGCGGGGCCACAAGGCCAGGATCAGTGATCTGACGGCCGGGACGGATCTGTACGTGGGTGTGCGGATCGCGGGTTCCGGCCTGACCTTCGACATCAGCTGCTTCGGACTCGACGCGGACGAGCGGCTCTCCGACGACCGGTACTTCGTCTTCTTCAACCAGCCCGCGTCGCCCGAGGGCGCCATCCAGCAGCTCGGTCCGCAGGCGGGCGACACCGAGTCCTTCCGGGTCACGCTCGACCGGATCCCGCAGCACATCCAGAAGCTCTCCTTCACCGCCACCCTGGACGGCGCGGGCCAGATGTCCCAGGTGGGGCCCGGCTACCTGCGCATCGTCGCCGGCGGCGAGGAGGTCGCCCGTTACGCGTTCGACGGCGGCGAGTTCACCACCGAGCGCGCCGTCATGCTCGGCGACTTCTACCTGAAGGGCGAGTGGCGCTTCGCCGCGGTCGGGCAGGGCTTCGACGGTGGCCTGGAGGCGCTGCTGAAGAACTTCGGCGGTGAGGTCGCCGAGGAGGAGCCCGCGGCCGCGCCCGAGCCCGCGCCGCAGGGCGGTGTGCCGGGCTTCGCGCCGCCCGCCGCGCCCGAGCCCGCGCCGGGCTTCGCGGTCCCGGCGGCGCAGGGGCAGTCCGCCCCGGCACCCGCCGCACCGCAGCCGCCCGCCCCGGCCTTCGGCGCGCCCCCGAGCGCGCCCCAGGGCGCCCCGCAGGGACAGCAGCCTTACGGAGCACCGCAGCCCCCGGCCCCGCCCCAGCCGGAGCCGCAGGCCCAGCCGCCCCAGCCCCCGGCCCCGCCGGTGCACGGCGCCCCGACCATCGCGGCCCCCATGGCGCCGCCCGGCGCACCGACCGGCCACCCGGGCCAGTTCCCGGGCCGGCAGCCGCAGTTCGGCCAGGAGCCGTACCAGCAGGCCCCGCCCGCCCCGTACGGCCAGCCGCCTCAGGCTGCCCCGCAAGCGCCGCCCCAGGCCCCGTACGGCCAGCCGGGCGGCCAGTTCCCCGGCCAGCAGGCCCCGGCCCCGTACGGCGCTCAGCAGGGGCAGCCGTCCCCGTACGGCCAGCCGTCCGCCCAGGGGCCCGGCCTGCGCGTCGTCCTCGACAAGTACCGCGAGGCCCCGACCGGGCAGCGGTGGACCCCGCAGAACGAGAAGCTGATCCGCGCCGACCTCGGCATCGACGGGCAGCCGGTGCTCGCCCGCCAGGGCAGCATGGTCCTCTACCAGGGCAAGGTCGACTTCAGCTACAAGGGCGCCGGCATCCGGGGCCGCATCGTGGGCAACGCCACCGGCCAGGAGATGCAGCTGATGCGCTGCACGGGCCAGGGCCAGGTGTTCTTCGCGGACAACAGCGCCCATGTGCACCCGATCGAGCTCCAGGGCGACGCGATCTGTGTGTCGTCCGAGAGCGTGCTCGCCTTCGACGAGTCGCTCCAGCACGAGGTCCGCCGCATCGAGGGGCACGGCATACCGGGCGGCGCGCTGTTCACCATGCAGTTCCAGGGCACCGGCACGGTCGTGGTCAAGACCCAGGGCACCCCGGTCGTCCTCCCGGTCACCCCGACGACCTTCGCGGACGCCAACGCCATCGTCGCCTGGTCGGCCGCCTCGCAGGTGATCGTCTCCAGCCAGGTGAGCCTGCGCCGCCACGCGTATCCGGGCCACTCCGGCGAGACCGTGAACCTCCAGTTCCGCGGCGCGCCCGGCAATTTCATCGTCGTCCAGCCCTACGAGGTCTGA
- a CDS encoding WhiB family transcriptional regulator, producing the protein MQLQTHTPSVATDLIPPPDSQENPLLPLTELDDEIDRLGAAVPCRTYDPEVFFAETPADVEYAKSLCQTCPVREACLAGAKDRREPWGVWGGELFVQGVVVPRKRPRGRPRKNPVAA; encoded by the coding sequence GTGCAACTCCAGACGCACACCCCGTCCGTCGCCACCGACCTGATCCCTCCGCCCGACTCCCAGGAGAACCCTTTGCTGCCCCTCACCGAGCTCGACGACGAGATCGACCGACTCGGCGCCGCAGTGCCGTGCCGTACCTACGACCCGGAGGTCTTCTTCGCCGAGACCCCGGCCGACGTGGAGTACGCCAAGTCCCTGTGCCAGACCTGTCCGGTGCGCGAGGCGTGTCTCGCCGGCGCCAAGGACCGTCGTGAGCCGTGGGGCGTCTGGGGCGGCGAACTCTTCGTCCAGGGCGTCGTGGTGCCCCGCAAGCGTCCGCGTGGCCGTCCGCGCAAGAACCCGGTCGCGGCATGA